A genomic stretch from Candidatus Acidiferrales bacterium includes:
- a CDS encoding sugar transferase → FLTLTIANGFYYYIRVRSGIFRVITIPDFWGPIITLSLLTMFVFWFWGLYRYSRLHSRLDEFLTVVKASSFAVLLLFFAIFFDDITTGQVAHFRLMVVAYWTLVVFCAGIGRVLLRTFQRNLIIRGYGLHNALIVGAGRRALDVYNLSMRYKALGYKPVGFVSTGEFVPDGLPAPIISTLDNLTIAIRNSNIQEVIVALEESEREQLYRIMSEVNGENISIKIVPDLHDAVSGQVKVGQLYGFPFIEIMPQLMQPWEEATKRTIDVLFSFLVLALGSPLWVLVALAIRLESKGTVIYKQDRVGQEGRSFTLYKFRSMYENAEKHTGPTWADRNDPRITHVGRILRRAHIDEIPQFFNVLKGNMSLVGPRPERPFFVDQLSAQIPLYRRRLKVRPGITGWAQIKHSYDQSVDDVKIKLQFDLFYIENMSLRMDFKIAINTIFHMISGKGHA, encoded by the coding sequence ACTTCCTTACTTTAACCATCGCCAATGGCTTTTATTACTATATCCGTGTTCGCAGCGGTATCTTCCGTGTGATTACGATTCCGGATTTTTGGGGCCCGATAATAACGCTTTCGCTTCTTACAATGTTTGTATTTTGGTTCTGGGGACTTTATAGGTATTCTCGATTGCACTCCCGGCTGGATGAGTTCTTGACGGTTGTGAAGGCATCTTCATTTGCAGTCCTTCTTCTTTTCTTTGCAATTTTCTTTGATGACATCACGACCGGTCAGGTTGCTCACTTTCGACTTATGGTGGTTGCCTACTGGACGTTGGTTGTGTTTTGCGCCGGCATCGGACGAGTACTGCTGAGGACTTTTCAGCGCAATCTAATAATTAGAGGATACGGTCTCCATAATGCACTGATAGTCGGGGCCGGCAGAAGAGCTTTAGATGTTTACAATTTGTCCATGAGATATAAGGCGCTCGGTTATAAGCCGGTTGGATTTGTTTCCACAGGTGAATTCGTGCCTGATGGTCTCCCGGCTCCTATCATTAGCACCCTGGATAATCTGACGATCGCAATCCGTAATTCAAATATTCAGGAGGTCATCGTTGCTCTCGAAGAAAGCGAGAGGGAACAGCTCTACAGAATAATGTCCGAGGTAAACGGTGAGAATATCTCGATCAAAATAGTTCCTGACTTGCACGATGCGGTCTCTGGCCAAGTGAAAGTCGGTCAGTTGTATGGGTTCCCGTTTATTGAAATCATGCCTCAGCTCATGCAGCCATGGGAAGAAGCCACTAAGAGAACGATAGATGTCCTTTTCTCGTTTCTCGTTTTGGCACTCGGATCTCCGCTTTGGGTTTTGGTAGCGTTGGCAATACGATTGGAATCCAAAGGGACGGTTATATATAAGCAGGATAGAGTAGGTCAGGAAGGTCGCAGCTTTACGCTCTATAAGTTTCGCTCAATGTATGAAAATGCTGAGAAGCATACCGGTCCTACTTGGGCCGACAGAAATGATCCTAGGATAACACATGTCGGAAGAATTCTCAGAAGAGCTCATATCGATGAGATTCCTCAATTCTTTAATGTCCTGAAAGGGAACATGAGTTTGGTTGGTCCGCGGCCAGAGAGGCCATTTTTTGTGGACCAGCTTTCTGCACAGATCCCGTTGTACAGGCGAAGATTGAAAGTAAGGCCCGGCATAACTGGATGGGCACAGATAAAACATTCGTACGACCAGAGTGTTGATGATGTGAAAATCAAACTGCAATTTGACCTGTTTTATATTGAAAACATGTCCCTCAGGATGGATTTTAAAATCGCCATTAACACAATCTTTCACATGATTTCAGGAAAGGGGCACGCATAA
- a CDS encoding polyprenol monophosphomannose synthase, with protein MQIKSPGKTLVIIPTYNEAENIDRVIAQTLDSSPEVSILVIDDNSPDGTSRIVEDISKRDSRVYLLSRTSKSGLGTAYVAGFRYAIINGYDYVMEMDADLSHDPADIPRFHEALMNHADVVVGSRYAFGASVLNWPMKRLLLSYGGNIFARVVTGVPVHDMTAGFKAFKIDVLKSVNLGSIRSNGYAFQVEMNVRAYREGFKIMEIPIVFTERREGTSKMSKKIVFEAMKIVLILGLGRVLKFLKRRKSR; from the coding sequence ATGCAGATAAAATCTCCAGGTAAGACACTTGTAATTATTCCGACCTATAACGAAGCGGAGAATATTGACAGGGTTATCGCTCAAACTTTGGATTCGAGCCCTGAGGTTTCAATCCTGGTGATCGATGACAATTCACCGGATGGAACTTCAAGGATAGTCGAAGACATTTCAAAGCGGGATAGCCGAGTGTATCTTTTGAGTCGTACGAGTAAATCCGGATTGGGAACCGCTTACGTTGCCGGCTTCCGTTATGCTATCATAAATGGCTATGACTATGTCATGGAGATGGATGCCGATCTTTCCCATGATCCCGCTGATATCCCCAGGTTCCATGAAGCATTGATGAATCACGCAGATGTTGTCGTCGGTTCTCGCTACGCATTCGGAGCCTCCGTGCTTAATTGGCCAATGAAACGACTCCTGTTGAGTTACGGCGGCAATATTTTTGCGCGCGTCGTGACGGGAGTGCCGGTCCACGACATGACTGCCGGTTTCAAAGCCTTCAAGATTGATGTCCTTAAGTCGGTGAATTTAGGTTCTATTCGTTCAAATGGCTATGCATTCCAGGTAGAGATGAATGTCCGGGCTTATAGGGAAGGCTTCAAAATTATGGAAATACCGATTGTCTTCACCGAGAGACGTGAAGGCACAAGCAAGATGTCCAAGAAGATAGTCTTCGAAGCGATGAAGATTGTTTTGATACTCGGTCTGGGAAGAGTTCTGAAATTTTTGAAGCGGCGCAAGAGTCGATGA
- a CDS encoding glycosyltransferase, with protein MTKVSVIIVSYNVREFLENLLASLRHSLVGLDSEIIVVDNSSDDDTVEFVKRDFPEAKIIENRTNVGFGKANNQGAKIAKGEYLLIINPDAVVQEDTVKEMIDFMAAHPEAGAASCKVLNADGTLQKSCRRGFPTPWVAFTRISGLSILFPRTKTFGKYNLTYLDPEKVHEVDAIGGSFMFIPRRVFLEVGGFDEAYFMYGEDIDLCYKIKQAGYKVYYTPQTTAIHFKGESTRRSSINQTYEFYRAMNVFVEKRYGTGTLLSRLLNGAIIINRQTRTFMNFVVKISPMLADFCTGVVAVFVGEFFKAHRIFEIPGYGRPFVYFGPAVAFILFGAGFGIYGENKFSVRLSFLSTLLTFLLFSSLTYFFKEFAFSRLIVLVACFIMAVIIPGWRLLYQLKTSVGPKRHPVFGRRTLVVGTDERAVELIRKIRAKISMGYEIVGIVSELPLLETRILGIRIVGALSELPQIIWERKIDEVIFASGKISYSQMLQTISNVNKSGVSLKLVPDTIDVIVGKTYVDGLADVPLLDIDYNINRTRNKVLKRVFDVLFAVAGMILLCPVALVKRSNSIRRVFEKLPGVIKGELSVVGCSEYYPQGNEKIFGKVGITGVVQLNRGQFLSDEEVEKLYVYYAKNQSFWLDLEIIAKSFLQMFR; from the coding sequence ATGACCAAGGTCTCGGTAATAATTGTAAGTTATAATGTCAGAGAATTTCTCGAAAACTTACTCGCATCTTTGCGGCACTCACTTGTCGGCTTGGATTCGGAGATTATAGTGGTTGACAACTCTTCTGATGATGACACGGTCGAGTTTGTGAAAAGAGATTTTCCCGAGGCGAAGATAATAGAAAATCGGACCAACGTCGGATTCGGTAAGGCGAATAATCAGGGCGCTAAAATCGCCAAGGGGGAATATCTTTTGATAATAAATCCGGACGCTGTAGTTCAGGAAGACACAGTGAAAGAAATGATTGATTTCATGGCTGCACATCCGGAAGCCGGCGCGGCGAGCTGCAAGGTATTGAACGCCGACGGCACTTTACAGAAATCATGCAGGAGAGGATTTCCGACACCATGGGTTGCATTCACAAGAATTTCCGGCCTGAGCATCCTTTTTCCTCGCACAAAGACTTTCGGAAAATATAATCTCACGTATTTGGATCCCGAAAAGGTTCACGAGGTGGACGCGATCGGTGGAAGCTTCATGTTCATTCCAAGACGGGTTTTCCTGGAGGTAGGGGGATTCGACGAGGCCTATTTCATGTACGGTGAAGACATCGATCTCTGTTACAAAATCAAGCAAGCAGGGTATAAAGTCTACTATACCCCCCAAACGACGGCGATACATTTCAAAGGCGAAAGCACGAGACGCAGCAGCATTAATCAGACTTACGAGTTTTACCGGGCGATGAATGTATTTGTCGAAAAACGATATGGTACTGGAACGTTACTTTCGCGGCTGTTGAATGGTGCGATTATTATTAACCGACAAACTCGGACGTTCATGAATTTTGTTGTGAAAATATCTCCCATGCTGGCTGATTTCTGCACCGGTGTAGTTGCCGTTTTTGTCGGGGAATTTTTTAAGGCACACCGCATCTTTGAGATACCGGGATACGGCCGCCCGTTTGTTTATTTTGGCCCCGCAGTCGCCTTCATTTTATTCGGCGCGGGATTTGGAATCTACGGAGAAAATAAGTTTTCCGTCAGGCTTTCTTTCCTGAGCACGCTCCTGACTTTCCTGCTGTTTTCGTCGCTGACATATTTCTTCAAGGAATTTGCTTTCTCAAGATTGATAGTCCTGGTTGCATGTTTCATCATGGCGGTAATCATACCCGGTTGGCGCCTGCTCTATCAACTGAAGACTTCAGTGGGTCCGAAAAGGCACCCGGTATTCGGGAGGAGAACTCTTGTTGTCGGCACAGACGAACGCGCCGTGGAACTGATAAGGAAAATCCGCGCCAAGATATCGATGGGTTATGAAATAGTGGGCATCGTATCGGAACTGCCGCTGCTGGAGACACGAATCTTAGGAATCAGAATCGTAGGAGCTTTGTCCGAGTTGCCGCAGATTATTTGGGAAAGAAAGATAGATGAAGTGATCTTTGCATCGGGAAAAATATCTTACTCACAAATGCTCCAGACAATATCAAATGTGAATAAGTCCGGCGTGAGTTTGAAACTTGTTCCGGATACCATAGATGTCATTGTCGGAAAGACTTATGTTGACGGTTTAGCGGATGTCCCGCTTCTCGATATTGACTACAATATCAACCGGACAAGGAATAAAGTTCTTAAGAGAGTATTTGACGTTTTGTTCGCTGTCGCAGGCATGATCTTGTTATGTCCGGTCGCATTAGTCAAGCGGTCGAACTCGATACGGAGAGTGTTTGAAAAACTTCCCGGTGTAATAAAGGGAGAACTGTCCGTCGTGGGGTGTTCGGAATATTATCCACAGGGAAACGAAAAGATTTTCGGAAAGGTTGGTATAACAGGCGTAGTTCAGTTAAACCGCGGGCAATTCCTTTCAGATGAAGAGGTCGAGAAGCTCTATGTCTACTACGCGAAGAACCAATCGTTCTGGCTGGATCTGGAGATAATAGCAAAGAGTTTTCTTCAGATGTTCCGCTAA
- a CDS encoding TetR/AcrR family transcriptional regulator, which translates to METQYTKLVSMVTDESEIKQEIVDLAYRKFSQHGFRKVTMDEIAAELGISKKTVYKHFESKEAILEEIVEQRIKRGQEALKSLLSADGSVDERIKQVAEMFPRIVDPDWQRLISGVVHTVPSVARKIQTILKYFITEVVPKILREGQREGTVRKDLNVDLFTVAYLGAAKEVFNSDFLQKHPVTEEVIPKQLMKIFMEGVLVRK; encoded by the coding sequence TTGGAAACTCAATACACTAAATTAGTTTCCATGGTTACGGACGAGAGCGAAATAAAACAAGAGATAGTCGACTTGGCTTACCGCAAGTTCAGTCAGCATGGCTTTAGAAAAGTCACGATGGACGAAATCGCTGCCGAGCTCGGAATAAGCAAGAAGACTGTCTATAAGCATTTTGAAAGCAAAGAGGCAATCCTTGAGGAGATAGTTGAACAGCGAATCAAACGCGGCCAGGAAGCCCTTAAGTCGCTTCTTTCCGCGGATGGTTCCGTCGACGAGCGAATCAAACAGGTCGCTGAAATGTTTCCCAGGATCGTCGATCCGGATTGGCAAAGGTTGATTTCCGGCGTCGTACACACCGTGCCGTCGGTCGCCAGGAAAATCCAGACGATTTTAAAATATTTTATCACTGAAGTCGTCCCTAAGATATTGAGGGAAGGTCAAAGAGAAGGCACTGTCAGGAAAGACTTGAATGTCGACCTATTTACCGTTGCTTACTTAGGAGCCGCCAAAGAAGTTTTCAACTCGGATTTTCTTCAAAAGCATCCGGTCACTGAAGAAGTAATTCCAAAACAATTGATGAAGATTTTTATGGAAGGAGTTTTGGTCAGAAAATGA
- a CDS encoding efflux RND transporter periplasmic adaptor subunit yields the protein MNRVNWQSLERGKHEVVDMMVAMVACAVTASFIGCGSNSSKNRVDATGTIEATESSIAAQVPGRILKMNYEEGAIMKKGDTLAEIDHRTFQQQVNQAQAAYEMARQQYDLLVKGARSEDLRVAEESVKQAEANFNLAKLALDRTQKLFRDHSVSQSQMDAAQTQYDVASAQMTSAQQNLEKVQHFARPEEIRSAAAQVQQAQAMLNSAQISFQRSYVTSPYDGTVLEKLVEIGDYANIGTPIYTISDLQTMKMTVYVSEVDLARVRLGDDAKVLLDGLPNHPFDGKVIYISPTAEFTPKNVETKEDRIKLVFAVKIGIANPENYLKAGLPADAAIYTK from the coding sequence ATGAACCGTGTAAATTGGCAGAGTTTAGAGCGTGGGAAGCATGAAGTTGTTGATATGATGGTCGCCATGGTAGCGTGTGCCGTTACGGCTTCATTCATTGGTTGTGGCTCCAATTCAAGTAAGAACCGGGTCGACGCGACGGGAACCATTGAAGCTACCGAAAGCTCAATTGCTGCTCAAGTGCCGGGTCGAATTCTCAAAATGAATTATGAAGAAGGCGCAATCATGAAAAAGGGGGACACGCTCGCTGAGATCGACCATCGCACATTTCAACAGCAAGTCAATCAGGCGCAGGCTGCTTATGAAATGGCAAGGCAGCAGTATGATTTACTGGTGAAAGGTGCACGAAGCGAGGACTTGCGAGTAGCCGAAGAGTCGGTGAAACAGGCCGAAGCAAATTTCAATCTGGCAAAACTCGCGCTCGACAGGACGCAGAAACTTTTCAGGGATCACAGCGTCTCGCAATCACAGATGGATGCGGCTCAAACGCAATATGATGTGGCCTCCGCACAGATGACATCCGCTCAGCAAAATCTTGAAAAGGTGCAGCATTTCGCCAGGCCTGAAGAAATTCGTTCCGCTGCAGCTCAAGTTCAGCAGGCGCAGGCCATGCTTAACAGTGCTCAAATTTCATTTCAGCGCTCGTATGTTACGTCGCCTTACGATGGCACAGTTCTGGAGAAACTTGTCGAGATTGGAGACTATGCGAACATCGGGACACCGATCTATACCATATCGGATTTGCAGACGATGAAGATGACCGTTTACGTAAGCGAAGTTGACCTCGCAAGAGTTAGACTTGGCGACGATGCGAAAGTGCTTCTGGACGGTCTGCCGAATCATCCCTTCGATGGAAAAGTGATTTATATTTCCCCGACTGCAGAGTTTACTCCGAAGAACGTGGAGACGAAAGAAGATCGGATCAAATTGGTTTTTGCTGTAAAGATCGGAATAGCGAATCCTGAAAATTATTTGAAGGCGGGTTTACCTGCCGATGCAGCTATTTATACGAAATAA
- a CDS encoding ABC transporter ATP-binding protein has protein sequence MFIQIQNLTKKYGDLVAVDNASLAINRGELVGIIGPDGAGKTTFMRMLAGALTPSNGSMVIDDKTFKENRQELKEEIGYLSQVSQAYGDLTVWENIEFFGKIHHVKDWQERGEKLLEFARLNNFKVRLADQLSGGMRQKLGVCCAVIHQPKILILDEPTTGVDPVSRRELWLILAAFLKDSMTILISTPYLNEAERCNRVALFNQGRLLRYDTVTALTSETSLMVFEIHSENLSKAYDVVSKFGFVDNVTILGDRIDFVADHSSESNIGSVLDEVRKVVDPNAEMKQIGASLDDIFTSMIKE, from the coding sequence ATGTTTATTCAGATACAAAATCTCACGAAAAAATATGGAGACCTCGTCGCAGTTGACAATGCCTCGCTGGCGATAAATCGCGGAGAACTTGTCGGAATTATCGGGCCCGACGGCGCAGGCAAAACGACGTTCATGCGGATGCTTGCAGGGGCTTTGACGCCGAGCAACGGAAGCATGGTGATCGACGACAAAACTTTTAAAGAAAATCGCCAGGAGTTGAAAGAAGAAATCGGCTATCTGTCGCAGGTGAGTCAGGCTTACGGCGATTTGACTGTATGGGAGAATATCGAGTTCTTTGGAAAAATCCACCATGTCAAAGATTGGCAGGAGCGGGGAGAAAAACTTCTCGAGTTTGCTCGTCTGAACAACTTTAAAGTCCGTTTGGCCGATCAGCTTTCCGGCGGAATGCGGCAGAAACTCGGAGTTTGTTGCGCGGTTATTCATCAGCCGAAGATTCTAATTTTGGATGAACCGACGACCGGGGTCGACCCCGTATCGCGAAGGGAGCTCTGGTTGATACTTGCGGCGTTCTTGAAAGATTCAATGACGATATTGATCTCCACGCCGTATCTCAACGAAGCGGAGCGCTGCAACAGGGTTGCGTTGTTTAACCAGGGCAGACTTCTGAGATATGATACCGTGACGGCATTGACTTCGGAAACATCGCTGATGGTCTTTGAAATACATTCGGAAAATTTAAGCAAGGCATACGACGTGGTTTCAAAATTTGGTTTTGTCGATAACGTCACAATACTTGGCGACAGGATAGATTTTGTAGCGGATCATTCTTCGGAAAGTAACATAGGATCTGTCTTAGATGAAGTGCGGAAAGTAGTCGATCCGAACGCGGAGATGAAACAAATCGGCGCATCGCTCGACGATATTTTTACTAGTATGATAAAAGAATAG
- a CDS encoding TolC family protein: MEKIFLIIVGCLILSIGYQPSAAYAQEPLTLQDAIQIGLENSKSLKISELNVDYAQEKSSEVNANRWANLSFKGGYTRLSTIQPFDLTIPQGAFGTIPAGVLGPNPVPFPNSNVSYPLYSNVYNYYNLQLQLQQPLFTGLQLENSAKAAERTAEATAFDSKADKSNLRVQIATAYWNLFQAFEAQQFMQENLDRTNLHYQQAQDMLNQGMLTQSDVLSAKVQVSNAQLMLLDAQNNLRLAAVALNNVLGVPLNTEYKITSVPQTGDTTMQDISALLQAALENRNELQSLKLKEEAADAAVAAAWGGYLPQIALVGDYYYQRPNQRIQPPIDAFKDTWDASVQVSLPIWNWGQTESKVDEARAQREQAEWAQKQAADAVYLDVTQSYLNFKQAKDKIAVAQTAVNDAEESYRISDQKFKVGLVTNTDLMDAEIALLQAKLNYTQALTGLEIARVSLEKAIGQL, translated from the coding sequence GTGGAAAAAATATTTTTGATAATTGTCGGTTGTTTGATATTGTCCATCGGCTATCAGCCATCAGCCGCGTACGCCCAGGAACCGCTGACTTTGCAGGACGCAATTCAAATTGGATTGGAAAATTCCAAGTCCCTCAAGATATCCGAGCTCAATGTTGATTATGCCCAGGAGAAATCCAGTGAGGTCAATGCAAATCGCTGGGCCAATCTGTCTTTCAAAGGTGGATACACTAGACTGTCCACTATCCAGCCATTCGATCTTACAATACCTCAAGGGGCTTTTGGCACAATACCTGCTGGAGTTCTCGGCCCTAATCCGGTTCCTTTTCCGAACTCGAACGTATCATACCCTCTTTACTCAAACGTTTATAATTATTACAACTTACAACTGCAGCTTCAGCAGCCTCTTTTCACGGGACTCCAGCTTGAGAACTCTGCGAAGGCCGCCGAGAGAACCGCCGAGGCGACAGCCTTCGACTCAAAAGCAGATAAGTCGAATTTGAGAGTACAGATCGCGACAGCATACTGGAATCTTTTTCAGGCTTTCGAAGCACAGCAGTTCATGCAAGAAAATTTGGACAGGACAAATTTGCATTATCAACAGGCACAGGACATGTTGAACCAGGGGATGCTGACTCAGAGCGATGTGCTGAGCGCGAAGGTGCAGGTTTCGAACGCCCAGTTGATGCTACTTGATGCACAGAACAACCTGAGATTGGCAGCGGTGGCATTGAACAACGTCCTCGGAGTGCCGTTGAACACCGAGTACAAAATCACATCCGTTCCTCAGACAGGCGACACGACCATGCAGGATATAAGTGCACTTCTGCAGGCGGCTCTAGAAAACCGAAATGAGCTTCAATCTCTGAAGTTGAAGGAAGAAGCAGCCGACGCTGCCGTTGCGGCCGCCTGGGGAGGATATCTTCCACAAATAGCATTGGTCGGCGATTATTATTATCAGCGTCCGAATCAGAGGATTCAGCCGCCGATAGACGCGTTCAAGGATACTTGGGATGCCAGTGTTCAAGTCAGCCTCCCTATCTGGAATTGGGGACAGACTGAATCAAAAGTCGATGAGGCCAGAGCTCAGAGAGAGCAGGCAGAATGGGCGCAGAAGCAGGCCGCCGATGCGGTATATCTCGATGTAACTCAAAGCTATCTCAACTTCAAACAGGCGAAGGATAAAATCGCTGTGGCACAAACCGCGGTAAATGATGCGGAAGAGAGTTATAGGATATCCGACCAGAAATTCAAAGTCGGTCTGGTAACGAATACCGATTTGATGGATGCGGAGATTGCGTTGCTGCAGGCGAAGTTGAATTACACTCAAGCACTCACCGGTTTGGAAATCGCGCGGGTGAGCTTGGAAAAAGCAATCGGTCAATTATAA
- a CDS encoding ABC transporter ATP-binding protein has product MSLAIKSTNLTKTFGSFTAVDAISFEVEEGKIVGFIGANGAGKTTTIKMLCGLTKPTSGEAMVAGYDVAHHPEQVRQSIGYMSQRFSLYHDLTVRENIEFYGGVYGLRNNELKKRLDWVVEVADLKGREDILTKDLPLGWRQRLALGCAVLHEPKVVFLDEPTSGVDPVIRDKFWQLIGRLSQEGATIVVTTHHLEEAEFCESIIMMHLGKIVVQGSPETIRKQFSNLPLFEIETLQALRVFNLLEPEPWISEAAVFGGSVHVYAEGNDPIGAIERLLKKNQIEKYTIAKAAPTLEDIFINANKAGVK; this is encoded by the coding sequence ATGTCATTAGCGATAAAATCTACGAATCTTACGAAAACATTCGGAAGCTTTACCGCGGTGGATGCGATTTCGTTCGAGGTCGAAGAAGGGAAAATCGTCGGCTTCATTGGCGCGAACGGAGCCGGAAAGACTACGACCATAAAGATGCTGTGTGGACTTACTAAACCGACGTCCGGTGAAGCCATGGTTGCGGGTTATGACGTAGCGCACCATCCCGAGCAGGTCCGGCAAAGCATCGGCTATATGTCGCAGAGATTTTCGCTGTACCATGATCTGACGGTAAGAGAGAATATAGAATTTTACGGCGGCGTCTACGGACTCCGCAACAACGAACTGAAAAAAAGGCTGGATTGGGTCGTGGAGGTCGCTGATTTGAAAGGGAGAGAAGACATTTTGACGAAGGATCTCCCGCTCGGATGGAGACAGAGGCTTGCGCTGGGATGTGCGGTATTGCACGAGCCGAAAGTCGTCTTTTTAGATGAACCGACAAGCGGTGTCGATCCGGTAATTCGGGACAAATTCTGGCAATTGATCGGCAGGCTCTCTCAAGAGGGAGCGACTATTGTCGTTACCACTCATCATCTTGAAGAAGCGGAGTTCTGTGAAAGCATTATTATGATGCATCTCGGAAAAATCGTAGTGCAGGGATCGCCGGAAACGATTAGGAAGCAGTTTTCCAATTTACCTTTGTTTGAAATTGAAACTCTGCAGGCGCTGCGGGTTTTTAATTTGCTTGAACCGGAGCCATGGATTTCGGAGGCAGCAGTTTTCGGAGGGAGCGTTCATGTCTACGCCGAGGGGAACGATCCAATCGGTGCCATCGAACGACTCTTGAAGAAAAACCAGATCGAAAAATACACGATCGCGAAGGCCGCCCCGACACTTGAAGACATTTTCATAAATGCGAACAAAGCCGGGGTGAAGTGA
- a CDS encoding ABC transporter permease, which produces MFENILTIYTKEFRQLKRDRLTLAAIIFTPVMMLLLYGYALNFDVKHVRLGLLDESHSKESRELAQKFFSTEYFDFAGNVPEEPAIDKYIQDGKAAAVMVIPRDYAKDILLGRSTEIQIVVDGTNSNNATIILGYVDGIVQNYSQDLTVNYMNQKGFSISPGAIDFRPRVYYNPELQSMKYLVPGLVAFILMVLTMLVPAISIVREKERGTMEHILLAPVRSLEVILGKTFLYFILSLLATVAVITVGVILFGIPIRGSIFLLGFVTILFLIASLGIGILISTVTVNQAQAYLAAGALGFLPNMILSGFIFPISSMPFWLRCITYIFPGRYFIASLRAILLKGAGILSIWDQILPMVLILVIVLITASRRMATKGI; this is translated from the coding sequence ATGTTTGAAAATATACTGACAATTTACACAAAAGAGTTCCGCCAGCTTAAACGCGACAGGTTGACCCTCGCAGCAATTATTTTTACGCCTGTGATGATGCTCCTGCTGTATGGATACGCACTCAATTTCGACGTAAAGCACGTGAGGCTGGGCCTGCTTGATGAATCGCATTCGAAAGAAAGTCGGGAATTGGCTCAGAAGTTTTTCAGCACGGAATATTTCGATTTCGCGGGAAATGTGCCGGAAGAACCTGCGATTGATAAATACATCCAGGACGGGAAGGCTGCGGCCGTTATGGTCATTCCCCGGGACTATGCGAAAGACATCTTGCTCGGTCGGAGCACGGAAATACAAATTGTGGTCGATGGAACAAATTCAAACAACGCTACCATCATTTTGGGCTACGTCGATGGAATAGTTCAGAACTATTCCCAGGATTTGACGGTGAATTATATGAATCAAAAAGGCTTTTCAATTTCACCGGGAGCGATAGATTTTCGGCCGAGAGTCTACTATAATCCGGAATTGCAAAGTATGAAGTACCTCGTGCCGGGTCTCGTGGCTTTTATCTTGATGGTGCTGACGATGCTGGTCCCCGCAATTTCAATCGTGCGTGAAAAGGAACGCGGCACCATGGAACACATTCTTCTTGCGCCCGTGAGATCGTTGGAAGTAATACTCGGGAAAACGTTCCTATATTTTATTTTGTCTTTATTGGCGACGGTCGCAGTGATCACAGTCGGTGTCATCCTTTTCGGGATACCGATAAGAGGGAGTATTTTTCTGCTTGGATTCGTGACCATTCTATTCTTGATTGCTAGTCTCGGAATAGGAATTCTTATATCGACGGTTACGGTAAACCAGGCGCAAGCCTATTTGGCTGCCGGGGCACTTGGATTTTTGCCGAACATGATCCTGTCGGGATTTATTTTCCCGATCAGTAGTATGCCCTTCTGGCTGCGATGCATAACTTATATTTTTCCCGGGCGATACTTCATCGCTTCGTTGAGGGCGATACTGCTGAAAGGTGCGGGTATCCTGAGTATTTGGGACCAGATCTTACCTATGGTTCTCATTCTTGTCATCGTGCTCATAACTGCATCGAGACGTATGGCGACGAAAGGTATCTGA